A window of the Arenibacter algicola genome harbors these coding sequences:
- a CDS encoding response regulator, which translates to MNPINIFLADDDEDDRELFMDALSELPIETSVKQFENGVDLMAELYSGNPKPDTIFLDLRMPLMDGFECLTDIRSIPELSEIQIIIYSTSFNQNEVDQLKEAGANLYIKKPNSYNQLKTVLYKSLKPFQNTTSKTSDDLNFTVIV; encoded by the coding sequence ATGAATCCTATTAACATTTTTCTAGCGGACGATGATGAAGATGATCGGGAACTTTTTATGGACGCCTTGTCCGAATTGCCAATTGAAACCTCGGTAAAACAATTTGAAAATGGGGTCGACCTAATGGCAGAATTATATTCTGGCAACCCCAAGCCAGACACCATTTTTTTAGACCTACGTATGCCCCTTATGGACGGATTTGAATGCCTAACGGATATCCGTAGCATCCCCGAATTGTCGGAAATCCAAATAATCATTTATTCCACATCGTTTAATCAAAATGAAGTAGACCAACTGAAAGAGGCCGGAGCAAATCTTTACATAAAGAAACCCAACTCATACAACCAATTGAAAACCGTATTATATAAATCTTTGAAGCCTTTTCAAAATACAACCTCAAAGACCAGTGATGATTTGAAT